Genomic window (Egicoccus halophilus):
GGGAACGCTTCGACCAGGGCGACCTCGACGCGGTGTACGTGGGCTCCAACGACGCGCGGGCGTTCCTCGGCCCCCTCGAGGAGCTCGCCGACCGCGGCGTGGCGGTCAACGTGCTCGGCTTCGCGGAGTACGCCGGCGGGCTCTCGACGGCGCAGGGGGTGCGCTTCGTCGACCTCGAAACCATCGAGGGGCTGTTCGGCGAACCGCTGCCGCGCCTGACCCTGGAGCTGCTGCCGGTGGAGGGCCGTTGGTTCGAGCCTCGCGGCCGACTCGGTGCCCATCCCTCCTCGCCCGGGTGGGGTGAGGACCGATGACCGGTGCCGCCCCGGTCGAGACCTCGACGCCGGTCACGGCACCCTCGGTCCGCTCCGAGGTCGGCCAGCTGCGCACCGTGCTGCTGCACCGGCCGGGCACGGAGGTCGAGCGCATCACGCCCAGCAACATGGACCAGCTGCTGTTCGACGAGCTGCTGTGGGTCGAGCACGCCCAGGCCGAGCACGACGCGTTCGCCGACGTGCTGCGCGGGCTCGACGTCGAGGTGCTCTACGTCGAGGCGTTGCTCGCCGAGGTGGTCGCCGACGATGCCGTGGCACGCCGGGTCGTCGAGCGGCACGTCACCGAGCGCGACTGTGGCCCGCAGGCCGTCGGTCGCATCCGTGACCTGCTGCTGGACAATCCACCGGCACAGTTGGTGGAGCACCTGATCGGCGGGGTGTCGGTCGAGGAGGTCGGCCCCGGCGACGGGTTGGTCACCACGGTCAGCGGGCAGACGCAGATGCTGCTGCAGCCGCTGCCCAACGCGGTCTTCACGCGTGACTCCTCGGCCTGGATCGGGGAGGGGGTCGTCCTCTCCCCGATGAACCGTCTGGTGCGCCGCCGCGAGACCGACCTGCTGCGCACCGTGTACTCCCACCATCCCCGCTTCGCCGAGGCGCCGATCTGGTTCGGCGGGGAGGGAACCGAGTGGTTCCCGGCCACCTTCGAGGGCGGCGACCTGCTGGTGGTCGGCGAGCGTGGGCTCGCGGTCGGCATGTCCGAGCGCACCACGCCGGCCGGGGTCGAGGCGCTCGCGACCCGGCTGTTCGAGGCCGGCGTCGTCGACCGCGTCCTGGCCGTCGACCTGCCCAAGGTGCGCGCCGCGATGCACCTCGACACGATCGTGACCCAGGTCGACGTCGACGCGTTCATCACCTACCCGACGATGACGGCCAGCCTGCGGGCGTACGCCGTCACCCCGCGCCCGGGCGGGGGGTTGCACGTCGCCGAGCACGCCGGGTTCCTGCAGGGGCTGGCCTGGGCGGCCGGGCTCGACCATGCCCGGGCGATCGAGCCGGCACTCGGGTCGATCCGCGCCGAGCGCGAGCAGTGGAACGACGCCAACAACACGTTGGCCGTGCGGCCGGGGGTGGTGGTGGCCTACGAGCGCAACGTCGCCACCAACGAGATCCTCGACACCGCGGGGATCGAGGTCCACACGATCCCGTCCTACGAACTGCCGCGCGGACGCGGGGGGCCGCGCTGCATGTCCTGCCCGGTGGCGCGCGACCCCTTGGTGCGTTGACGGTCGACCGGCCCGGCGTCGACGCAAGAGTCGGTTTGGGAACGGTCGACGGCGCTGGATGTGCCCGTTCGCCCCTACCTCCGTCAATAACACAGGGCGGTTGCATGAGCACGTCGTGAAGCGCCCGGGAACATGGCGGAAGGTGGCGTGAAGGGAGCGTGAAGCGGTGACGGTCCCGGGCCGGGACTGGGGCATCGTCCGACTTGCCGCAGGGACGAACGCCACCGGGAGCCACGATCGCCATGACCACCGCCACCGCCACCGCGACCGCCACGGGCGTGTCCACCGCCGTCGACGTCAACGCGCTGGTCGAGGAGCACCTCTACCTGGTCGGCCACGTGGTCAACCAGCTCTCGGCCCGCTTCCCGCGCCACGTCGACCGCGACGAGCTGCGTGGCGCCGGCGCGGCCGGTCTGGTCGACGCCGCCCACCGCTACGACCCCTCCACCGGGGTGCCCTTCGGCCGCTACGCCGCGATCCGCATCCGTGGTGCGGTGCTCGACGCGACCCGCTCGCGTGACTGGGCGACCCGGCGGCTGCGTCGTGACCTGCGCACGATCGAGTCGACCCAGGCCGAGCTCGAGGAGAAGCTGCAGCGCCGTCCCGACGACGCCGAGATCGCCGAGGCGATGGGCACCGACGAGTCCGCGGTCCGCTCGCGACGGGCGGCCGCGGTGACCTCCACGCTGCTGACGCTGGACCGTCCGGTGCGTGAGGACGAGTCGGGCGGGGTGCTCGGTGACCGGCTGGTCGAGCAGGACACCGCGTGGCTGCCCGAGGCCGCGCTGGAGCACAACGAGCTCGTCGGCACGCTGCGCACCGCGATCGCGCACCTGCCCGAGCTGCCCCGCAAGGTCCTGGTCGAGCACCACTTCGAGGGCCGGTTGCTGCGCGACATCGCCGACGACCTCGGGGTGACCGAGGCCCGCGCGTCGCAGCTGCGTCACGAGGCCCTGCACGCGCTGCAGGCCTACTTCGGGACCGCCTACGACAACGTGCCCACCGTGCCCGCCGACGCCCCGGGCAAGCGCCGCCGTGCCGCCTACGTCGCCCAGGTCTCGACCAACACCACCTGGCGCACCCGCCTCACCGCCGAGCCCGTCGCCACCGCCGACGTCGTCTCGGCCTGAGCGACGCCGTCCCGCCGGCGTCCCGGCCGGTGGACCGCAGCAGCACGCAGGAGGGGCCCGCATGCGCGGGCCCCTCCTGCGGTCGTCGCCCGCGTGTCAGCCGGCCTTCACGATCGACTGGTCCAGCGAGGTGAACTTCGCCAGGTACTCGGCCCGCTCGGTCGCGAGCCGCTCGACCAGCGCCCGGTACTCGTCCATCCGCCCCTGCCGCTCGTAGAGCTTGCGCGGCTGGAGCAGTTCGTCGTCGTCGATGCCGGGCAGTGACGAGGCGACGAGGTAGCCGAAGTCCGGGTCCTCCTCCCACTCGATCGTGCCGTCGACGATCGCCTCCTGGACGGCCGCCGAGTGGGGGATGCGCACCTTCTTCGAACGCTCGTCGTCGTCGGGGCCGCCGACCCGGCCGGTGTTGAACAGGTAGACCTCGAGCTCACAGGTCTCGAGCAGTTCGAGGAACCGGTTGCCCATCGAGGACTCCTCCTCGAACCAGAACGGGTTGGTTCCCGGGACCCGCAGGTTCTTGCCGGCCTCGTGGGCCCCGCCGGCCGAGGTGCCCTTCGTCTCGCCGAGCATGAAGTAGTAGGCGGCCTGCTCCGGCTTGAGCTTGGCGACCGCCGGGATCAGGTTCTCGTTGCGGTTGAGGATGAACAGGTAGTGCGCCTTCGGCAGGTCCCGGGGGTCCCGGTGACGGATGTTCTCCAGCGGGAAGGTCACCCGGCCGTTGGCGGTGTAGCTGTCGTCGAAGAAGTCGACCTTGCCGGTCTCGGGGTCCACGGCCACCGATTCGAGCCAGGCGTCGGGGCGGGTGGCGCCGCCGTAGATCGTCGGCTCGTCGTCGGGGTCGAGCCCGAACGACTTGGCGAAGCAGCCGTTCTCCGTGGTGTGGACGGTTCCGCCCGGCATCAAGGCGATGAAGTCGTCCTGCACCGGCAGCGATCCCTTGACGTTGCGGAACGTGGTGGTGGTCTTGCCGGTGCCCGACAGCCCGATGATCAGCGCGAGTCGCTCGGCGCCGTCGGCCGTCGACTCCGCGGGGAAGGTCTTCGCGCCGGAGTGCATCGCGAGCCCGCCACGGTCGTAGACCAGCTTGTTCCACATCCGCAGACCGCCCATCTTGGACTCCCCGAAGTAGTCGGAGCCCATGACGCGCGTGACGTAGTTGTCGAGGTCGACGAGGATCAGGCACTCCTCGTGGTGTTCGGGAACCCGCAGGCCGGGCGTGTAGATCACCGTGAACTCCGGCGTCCAGTCCTCGTCGCGCGGGAAGTACAGCTGCTGCTGCATGGCCGGCACG
Coding sequences:
- a CDS encoding arginine deiminase, coding for MTGAAPVETSTPVTAPSVRSEVGQLRTVLLHRPGTEVERITPSNMDQLLFDELLWVEHAQAEHDAFADVLRGLDVEVLYVEALLAEVVADDAVARRVVERHVTERDCGPQAVGRIRDLLLDNPPAQLVEHLIGGVSVEEVGPGDGLVTTVSGQTQMLLQPLPNAVFTRDSSAWIGEGVVLSPMNRLVRRRETDLLRTVYSHHPRFAEAPIWFGGEGTEWFPATFEGGDLLVVGERGLAVGMSERTTPAGVEALATRLFEAGVVDRVLAVDLPKVRAAMHLDTIVTQVDVDAFITYPTMTASLRAYAVTPRPGGGLHVAEHAGFLQGLAWAAGLDHARAIEPALGSIRAEREQWNDANNTLAVRPGVVVAYERNVATNEILDTAGIEVHTIPSYELPRGRGGPRCMSCPVARDPLVR
- a CDS encoding sigma-70 family RNA polymerase sigma factor, which codes for MTTATATATATGVSTAVDVNALVEEHLYLVGHVVNQLSARFPRHVDRDELRGAGAAGLVDAAHRYDPSTGVPFGRYAAIRIRGAVLDATRSRDWATRRLRRDLRTIESTQAELEEKLQRRPDDAEIAEAMGTDESAVRSRRAAAVTSTLLTLDRPVREDESGGVLGDRLVEQDTAWLPEAALEHNELVGTLRTAIAHLPELPRKVLVEHHFEGRLLRDIADDLGVTEARASQLRHEALHALQAYFGTAYDNVPTVPADAPGKRRRAAYVAQVSTNTTWRTRLTAEPVATADVVSA
- a CDS encoding phosphoenolpyruvate carboxykinase; its protein translation is MPFALPNATSVTANPTQAELREWVLEFMPRVTETEFGNLNYQARILARLTPSTFFVSDAPTGKQVMARDEAEQWAAKQDAYVAEQDMVLMEGYIGPDPAFRTGTRLFMEKSNSNVPAMQQQLYFPRDEDWTPEFTVIYTPGLRVPEHHEECLILVDLDNYVTRVMGSDYFGESKMGGLRMWNKLVYDRGGLAMHSGAKTFPAESTADGAERLALIIGLSGTGKTTTTFRNVKGSLPVQDDFIALMPGGTVHTTENGCFAKSFGLDPDDEPTIYGGATRPDAWLESVAVDPETGKVDFFDDSYTANGRVTFPLENIRHRDPRDLPKAHYLFILNRNENLIPAVAKLKPEQAAYYFMLGETKGTSAGGAHEAGKNLRVPGTNPFWFEEESSMGNRFLELLETCELEVYLFNTGRVGGPDDDERSKKVRIPHSAAVQEAIVDGTIEWEEDPDFGYLVASSLPGIDDDELLQPRKLYERQGRMDEYRALVERLATERAEYLAKFTSLDQSIVKAG
- a CDS encoding NYN domain-containing protein, producing the protein MGRHVLVWDAPNVDMTLANIIEGKPTPKERPDLAVLGSWLVDHAEGDDEVEAAVFVNVAPHVAGPMRGWVMWLLEQGYRVFAKPKHGDSDVDDDMVEHLWERFDQGDLDAVYVGSNDARAFLGPLEELADRGVAVNVLGFAEYAGGLSTAQGVRFVDLETIEGLFGEPLPRLTLELLPVEGRWFEPRGRLGAHPSSPGWGEDR